Proteins encoded in a region of the Plasmodium berghei ANKA genome assembly, chromosome: 1 genome:
- a CDS encoding cytosolic Fe-S cluster assembly factor NAR1, putative: MFSNAIKLENLNDYFNDAEECIKPFLYTSNVNENKIEKPNLININKKKNIKNVKNKNNNERGEISLTDCLACSGCVTNEETNFLKNQNAIEILNNLKKKKINIISLSLQSLTALSVYYKLPIHTTQKKLCFFFKSLNFDYVYDSSLSELIALDQAKHEFLSYFYKKNPDLYKQTNPKLNTTHALSSDAELGDKLFEGVFKKIKNKVINNEIKRENYHIYQTQYNQKSRPIKLNNDKELLNNYEDSIDNKWDERYPVICAHCTGSVIYGEKKLDNNFLNAFSKLRSSQDIQGIILKLLHAQNNLYAYSLLKKQLINTFFDMYKYKLKFIKSFEKYYLKNNKLLKSTNNNEKENNPTNSNKAYEYVPVSIYEINHVYLLYCFDKKLESQRNNISQKNAIDKNIATYLNYFSLNNIDNHVDINSFYNTTTKTNLSNSFYSVDSVLTTIELIELINKLQINFYALPEINIDNIYSLFEKINKFELSNNNTNIDTTNFMDIKNYKENKIQNNFDGNPALQKDNNFNESLHFIYKNMSDKVIRCSNKNNISMGYGEEIFKYVCNKIYDCNINENNFNFKYNDIVVLSLYENDTCVFRVVLSYGFKSMYSVLKKIKEGKYIKRNEIKKDVEKIYNIKITYNLHFNGQIDYVELMACEKGCLFGCAQNIFDEYDIPDFSTCSCYNLNIFKKVAEQTVIQNFDFLSIENTNKNTLSKNDEIPNYICCSSSQHKASCMNKLSSTQIKNNENKKTDKEKLFQVLYNQIHNDEYTKYVNSKKSTNDLTINSFLNNIFNIFNTKTFHIFKTTLTSKKKMDIINW; encoded by the coding sequence atgttttcgaatgcaataaaattagaaaaCTTGAATGATTACTTCAACGATGCTGAAGAATGTATAAAGCCATTTTTGTATACGTCCAAtgttaatgaaaataaaatagagaAACCAAATTtgattaatattaataagaaaaaaaatataaaaaatgtaaaaaacaaaaataataatgagaGAGGTGAAATTTCGTTAACTGATTGTTTGGCTTGTAGTGGATGTGTTACTAATGAAgaaacaaattttttaaaaaatcaaaatgcaattgaaatattaaataatttaaaaaaaaaaaaaattaacatcATTTCGTTATCATTACAAAGTTTAACAGCGTTGTctgtatattataaattgcCAATTCATACaactcaaaaaaaattatgttttttttttaaatcgcTAAATTTTGACTATGTTTATGATTCATCTTTGAGTGAATTAATCGCACTAGATCAAGCAAAACACGAATTcctttcatatttttataaaaaaaatccagatttatataaacaGACAAATCCCAAACTCAATACCACGCATGCATTGAGTAGTGATGCCGAATTGGGGGATAAGCTATTTGAAGgagtttttaaaaaaattaaaaataaagtaataaataatgaaataaaaagagaaaattatcatatttatcaaaCCCAATATAATCAAAAAAGTCGACCCATAAAACTTAATAACGATAAGGAactattaaataattatgaagaCTCGATTGATAATAAATGGGATGAAAGATATCCAGTAATATGTGCGCATTGTACTGGTAGTGTTATATATggagaaaaaaaacttgataataattttttaaacgCATTTAGTAAGTTAAGAAGCAGTCAAGATATACAAGGAATCATTTTAAAACTATTACATGCCCAGAATAACTTGTATGCATATTCCCTACTCAAAAAACAACTTATTAACACATTCTTTGACATGTATAagtataaattaaaatttataaaaagcTTCGAGAAATATTACCTAAAAAACAACAAGTTATTAAAAagtacaaataataatgaaaaagaaaacaatccaacaaattcaaataaagcTTATGAATATGTCCCTGTGTCaatttatgaaataaaccatgtttatttgttatattgctttgataaaaaattggaatcacaaagaaataatatttcacaaaaaaatgctattgataaaaatatagcaacatatttgaattattttagTTTGAACAATATAGATAATCATGTGGATATAAATAGTTTTTATAACACTACCACAAAAACGAATTTAAGCAACAGTTTTTATTCTGTAGATTCAGTTTTAACCACTATAGAACTTATtgaattaattaataaattgcAAATAAACTTTTATGCATTGcctgaaataaatattgataatatttattccctttttgaaaaaataaacaaatttgaattatcaaataataatacaaatattgaTACCACAAATTTCatggatataaaaaattataaagaaaataaaatacaaaataattttgatggAAACCCTGCATTACAGAAAGATAACAATTTTAACGAATCTCTACATTTtatctataaaaatatgtctGATAAAGTAATTCGATgtagtaataaaaataatatttcaatgGGTTATGGAGAGgaaatattcaaatatgtgtgtaataaaatttatgattgtaatataaatgaaaataactTTAATTTCAAATATAATGACATAGTTGTATTATCTTTGTATGAAAACGATACTTGCGTTTTCAGAGTTGTTTTATCTTATGGTTTTAAAAGTATGTATagtgttttaaaaaaaataaaagaaggaaaatatataaagagaaatgaaataaaaaaagatgtcgaaaaaatatacaatatcAAAATCACTTACAATCTTCATTTTAATGGTCAAATTGATTATGTCGAATTAATGGCTTGTGAAAAAGGATGCCTTTTTGGATGTgcacaaaatatttttgatgaATATGACATTCCTGATTTTTCTACATGTTCATGTTATAatcttaatatttttaaaaaagttgCTGAGCAAACTGTCATACAGAATTTTGATTTCCTTTCCATAGAAAatactaataaaaatacactTTCAAAAAATGACGAAATaccaaattatatatgctgCTCAAGTAGTCAACACAAAGCATCTTGTATGAATAAATTATCATCTActcaaattaaaaataatgaaaataaaaaaactgataaagaaaaattatttcaagTTTTATATAACCAAATTCATAACGAcgaatatacaaaatatgttaattcaaaaaaatccACAAATGATTTAACTATTAACTCATTtttaaacaatatttttaatatttttaacacAAAGacttttc